One Pseudonocardia abyssalis DNA segment encodes these proteins:
- a CDS encoding energy-coupling factor ABC transporter substrate-binding protein has translation MSRSTLVNWLLVLAVLVIAVIPLVFIGSDTEFGGADGLAVEQIEADHPDYEPWFTPLFEPEAETASTLFALQAAIGAGFLGYLFGTLNARRRLAAARPDSRLDDPA, from the coding sequence ATGTCGCGCTCCACCCTGGTCAACTGGCTGCTCGTGCTGGCGGTGCTCGTCATCGCGGTCATCCCGCTGGTGTTCATCGGCAGCGACACCGAGTTCGGCGGGGCCGACGGTCTCGCCGTCGAGCAGATCGAGGCCGACCACCCCGACTACGAGCCCTGGTTCACGCCGTTGTTCGAGCCGGAGGCCGAGACCGCGTCCACGCTGTTCGCGCTGCAGGCGGCGATCGGGGCCGGGTTCCTCGGTTACCTGTTCGGCACGCTGAACGCCCGGCGCCGCCTCGCGGCGGCCCGCCCCGACTCCCGGCTCGACGATCCCGCCTGA
- the cbiQ gene encoding cobalt ECF transporter T component CbiQ, which translates to MHGLDTLAHTTPWRLRHPGEKALLALGLVGAAVALPPWPGAPIVGAVALAILLGPLRLRPAQVLRAVRAPMVFVVVGSVPLLVAVGGDPLVRWAPEGLGQAVALAGRGTAALLCLILFAASTPLADALPRLERLGVPAAVTEVAALVYRLLFLLLETAGTVREAQAGRLGFRTWRTTYRCVASQAAAIFVGCFDRARRLEQGLALRGYTGSLRVQVQERPLSVPFVVASAVLVAAVVSTTLVLA; encoded by the coding sequence ATGCACGGGCTCGACACCCTGGCGCACACCACGCCGTGGCGGCTGCGGCACCCGGGGGAGAAGGCGCTGCTGGCCCTCGGGCTGGTCGGGGCGGCGGTGGCGCTCCCACCGTGGCCCGGTGCGCCGATCGTCGGAGCGGTCGCGCTCGCGATCCTGCTCGGCCCGCTGCGGCTGCGGCCCGCCCAGGTGCTGCGCGCGGTACGGGCCCCGATGGTGTTCGTCGTCGTCGGGTCGGTGCCGCTGCTCGTCGCGGTCGGGGGCGACCCGCTGGTCCGGTGGGCCCCCGAGGGCCTCGGTCAGGCGGTCGCGCTCGCCGGGCGGGGCACGGCCGCGCTGCTGTGCCTGATCCTGTTCGCGGCCAGCACCCCGCTGGCCGACGCACTGCCCCGGCTGGAGCGCCTCGGTGTGCCCGCGGCCGTCACCGAGGTCGCGGCACTGGTCTACCGGCTGCTGTTCCTGCTCCTGGAGACGGCGGGCACGGTCCGCGAGGCGCAGGCCGGCCGGCTGGGCTTCCGCACGTGGCGCACCACCTACCGGTGCGTCGCGAGCCAGGCCGCGGCGATCTTCGTCGGGTGCTTCGACCGTGCCCGGCGCCTGGAGCAGGGCCTCGCGCTGCGCGGGTACACCGGATCCCTGCGGGTGCAGGTGCAGGAGCGGCCGCTGTCGGTGCCGTTCGTCGTCGCCTCGGCGGTGCTGGTCGCCGCGGTCGTCAGCACCACGCTGGTGCTCGCGTGA
- a CDS encoding energy-coupling factor ABC transporter ATP-binding protein gives MTPVLEARGLRFSYEPGRPVLDGADLALHAGRRVAVLGPNGGGKTTLFRLLAGALAASSGQVLLDGAPVVRNRRGLTALRTQVQLVLQDPDDQLFSASVGQDVSFGPVNLGLAPDEVRARVDGALDALGISALADRPTHLLSFGQKKRVAIAGAVAMAPRLLVLDEPTAGLDPAGVEELLVTLAALHTAGTTPVLSTHDVDLAQRWADEVAVVVDGRVVTGETSTILGDAGLLRAARLGPAWAPAVHRLLADAGSDARPRTAAELHALLEVVHATGGAPGSGGGTQG, from the coding sequence GTGACGCCCGTCCTCGAGGCGCGCGGCCTGCGCTTCTCCTACGAGCCCGGGCGCCCCGTCCTCGACGGCGCCGACCTCGCCCTGCACGCCGGCCGCCGGGTCGCCGTGCTCGGGCCCAACGGCGGCGGCAAGACGACGCTGTTCCGGCTCCTCGCCGGGGCGCTCGCGGCGTCGTCGGGGCAGGTGCTGCTCGACGGTGCCCCGGTCGTCCGCAACCGGCGCGGGCTCACCGCGTTGCGCACCCAGGTGCAGCTGGTCCTGCAGGACCCCGACGACCAGCTGTTCTCGGCGAGCGTCGGCCAGGACGTGTCGTTCGGGCCGGTCAACCTCGGGCTCGCCCCCGACGAGGTGCGGGCCCGGGTCGACGGTGCGCTCGACGCCCTGGGGATCTCCGCGCTCGCCGACCGCCCGACGCACCTGCTGTCGTTCGGGCAGAAGAAGCGCGTCGCGATCGCGGGGGCCGTCGCGATGGCGCCGCGGCTGCTCGTGCTCGACGAGCCGACGGCGGGCCTGGACCCGGCGGGCGTCGAGGAACTGCTGGTCACCCTCGCCGCGCTGCACACGGCCGGCACGACGCCGGTGCTGTCCACGCACGACGTCGACCTCGCGCAGCGCTGGGCCGACGAGGTCGCGGTCGTCGTCGACGGGCGGGTGGTCACCGGGGAGACCTCGACGATCCTCGGCGACGCCGGGCTGCTCCGCGCGGCCCGGCTCGGCCCGGCCTGGGCCCCCGCGGTGCACCGGCTGCTCGCCGACGCGGGGTCCGACGCGCGCCCCCGCACCGCCGCCGAGCTGCACGCCCTGCTCGAGGTGGTGCACGCCACCGGTGGCGCACCCGGGTCGGGAGGCGGCACACAGGGGTGA
- a CDS encoding DUF3099 domain-containing protein: protein MADPQHAANPVLITDAAMSYEEELAARKHRYKIMMGMRIPLMILAAVFYSVPWLAVTLLVISIPLPWMAVLIANDRLPKKREDVNRFQADRPQIEDREHRVIDG from the coding sequence GTGGCCGACCCGCAGCATGCGGCGAACCCGGTCCTGATCACGGACGCGGCGATGTCCTACGAGGAGGAGCTCGCCGCCCGCAAGCACCGCTACAAGATCATGATGGGGATGCGGATCCCGCTGATGATCCTCGCGGCCGTCTTCTACTCCGTTCCGTGGCTCGCGGTCACCCTGCTCGTCATCTCGATCCCGCTGCCGTGGATGGCCGTGCTGATCGCCAACGACCGGCTGCCGAAGAAGCGTGAGGACGTCAACCGCTTCCAGGCCGACCGCCCGCAGATCGAGGACCGCGAGCACCGCGTCATCGACGGCTGA
- a CDS encoding carbohydrate kinase family protein, giving the protein MRVVVVGDLAVDVLVTPSAPAVPGADVPARIRTVGGGAGANTAAWLAHLGAEVTLVARVGDDAAGRGAAAELPGVELALTVDPDEPTATVVVLLDGDRTMLSDRGAAAHLSPADLPPLDGADHLHLSGYVLLDPSSRAAGLAALAAARAAGLSTSVDPQSAPALTPEFADGVRGVDLLLPNADELAALGHVPGVGAVAATDGARGATWTDAQGTWNVPSPVVEVRDPTGAGDAFNAGLLHAWLGGAAPEDALRAGCAAGAAAVRTRGARPPRRFAR; this is encoded by the coding sequence GTGAGGGTGGTGGTGGTCGGCGACCTCGCCGTCGACGTCCTGGTCACCCCGTCGGCCCCCGCCGTGCCCGGCGCGGACGTCCCGGCCCGGATCCGGACAGTCGGGGGTGGGGCCGGCGCGAACACCGCGGCCTGGCTCGCCCACCTCGGCGCGGAGGTCACGCTGGTCGCCCGGGTCGGCGACGACGCCGCCGGACGCGGGGCCGCGGCCGAGCTGCCGGGCGTCGAGCTGGCCCTGACCGTCGACCCGGACGAGCCGACGGCCACCGTGGTGGTGCTCCTCGACGGCGACCGCACGATGCTGTCCGACCGCGGCGCCGCGGCCCACCTGTCCCCCGCCGACCTGCCCCCGCTCGACGGGGCCGACCACCTGCACCTGTCCGGCTACGTCCTGCTCGACCCGTCGTCGCGGGCCGCCGGGCTGGCCGCGCTCGCCGCCGCCCGCGCCGCCGGCCTGAGCACCTCGGTCGACCCGCAGTCCGCACCCGCCCTCACCCCGGAGTTCGCGGACGGGGTGCGCGGGGTGGACCTGCTGCTCCCCAACGCCGACGAACTCGCCGCCCTCGGACACGTGCCTGGCGTCGGCGCGGTGGCCGCCACCGACGGTGCGCGCGGGGCCACCTGGACCGACGCGCAGGGCACGTGGAACGTGCCCTCCCCCGTCGTCGAGGTGCGCGACCCGACGGGCGCGGGCGACGCCTTCAACGCCGGCCTGCTGCACGCGTGGCTGGGCGGGGCGGCGCCGGAGGACGCGCTCCGGGCCGGTTGCGCAGCAGGAGCGGCAGCGGTGCGGACCCGCGGCGCCCGCCCGCCACGGCGGTTCGCGCGCTGA
- a CDS encoding pseudouridine-5'-phosphate glycosidase has protein sequence MPHVSRSVFSPVPSPEVRHTLASGGAVVALESTILAHGLPAPQNRAAADELEAAVRANGAVPATVAVLDGVPRVGLSAAELDRVCGGGLDKLSVRDLGVAVGLGRDGATTVAATAALAAAAGVALFATGGLGGVHRGARESWDVSADLAALARTGVLVVCSGVKSILDVAATLEVLETESVPVLGYGTDAFPGFYRRDSGHPVPWRVDSPEQAAAVWRAHRELSPGVGAVLAQPVAVGDELDAALHDRLLAEGLALLADRGITGKDVTPALLEHFHAGSDGASLRTNLALVRANAELAARVAVALT, from the coding sequence ATGCCCCACGTGTCCCGTTCCGTCTTCTCGCCGGTCCCCTCCCCCGAGGTGCGTCACACGCTCGCGTCGGGCGGTGCCGTCGTCGCCCTGGAGAGCACGATCCTCGCCCACGGGCTGCCGGCCCCGCAGAACCGCGCCGCCGCCGACGAGCTGGAGGCCGCCGTCCGGGCCAACGGGGCGGTCCCGGCGACCGTCGCGGTGCTCGACGGCGTGCCGCGCGTCGGCCTGTCGGCGGCCGAGCTCGACCGCGTGTGCGGCGGCGGCCTCGACAAGCTCTCGGTCCGCGACCTCGGCGTCGCCGTGGGGCTCGGGCGCGACGGGGCGACCACCGTCGCCGCCACCGCCGCACTCGCCGCCGCGGCCGGGGTGGCCCTGTTCGCCACGGGCGGCCTCGGCGGGGTGCACCGCGGGGCCCGGGAGTCCTGGGACGTCTCCGCCGACCTCGCCGCCCTCGCCCGCACCGGCGTGCTCGTCGTGTGCTCGGGGGTGAAGTCCATCCTCGACGTCGCCGCCACGCTGGAGGTGCTGGAGACCGAGTCGGTACCGGTGCTGGGCTACGGCACCGACGCCTTCCCCGGCTTCTACCGGCGCGACTCGGGCCATCCGGTGCCGTGGCGCGTCGACTCGCCGGAGCAGGCCGCCGCGGTGTGGCGCGCGCACCGCGAGCTGTCGCCCGGTGTCGGCGCGGTGCTGGCGCAGCCCGTCGCCGTCGGCGACGAGCTCGACGCGGCCCTGCACGACCGCCTCCTCGCCGAGGGCCTCGCGCTGCTCGCCGATCGCGGGATCACCGGCAAGGACGTCACCCCGGCCCTGCTGGAGCACTTCCACGCCGGCAGCGACGGTGCGAGCCTGCGCACCAACCTCGCACTCGTGCGGGCCAACGCGGAACTGGCGGCGCGGGTGGCCGTCGCACTCACGTGA
- a CDS encoding DUF3039 domain-containing protein, whose protein sequence is MATQVLPDVETRPEGTDSTGTDEPKMFHYVKKNRIAESAVLGNMVQALCGETFPVTRSPKPGSPVCPDCKKIFEGLRPGGDA, encoded by the coding sequence ATGGCGACCCAGGTTCTGCCCGACGTCGAGACGCGGCCCGAGGGCACCGACAGCACGGGCACCGACGAGCCCAAGATGTTCCACTACGTGAAGAAGAACCGGATCGCGGAGAGCGCGGTCCTGGGCAACATGGTGCAGGCGCTGTGCGGGGAGACGTTCCCCGTCACGCGCTCGCCCAAGCCCGGCTCCCCGGTGTGCCCGGACTGCAAGAAGATCTTCGAGGGACTCCGCCCCGGCGGGGACGCCTGA
- a CDS encoding class I SAM-dependent methyltransferase — MPTRGAVRGWVYDRAITGLTAGWYRAVFDRLPDGARVLDVGIGTGTALARGGDRVREKDLHVTGLDIDRDYLRRCVEEMAKAGLAGQVTPLLESVYDHRGGPYDAAYFSASLMLLPDPVAALRHVAGLLEPDGQLFFTQTFHHRRSPLREKLKPLVRHVTSIDFGTVTYEDDFRHVLADADLEVLELVTLGSTRASSYRLAVAVPEGDDRSVAA; from the coding sequence ATGCCCACACGAGGTGCCGTCCGCGGCTGGGTGTACGACCGCGCGATCACGGGTCTGACGGCCGGCTGGTACCGCGCCGTGTTCGACCGGCTTCCCGACGGTGCCCGGGTCCTCGACGTCGGCATCGGCACCGGCACCGCGCTCGCCCGCGGCGGCGACCGCGTCCGCGAGAAGGACCTGCACGTCACCGGCCTCGACATCGACCGCGACTACCTGCGTCGTTGTGTCGAGGAGATGGCGAAGGCCGGGCTGGCCGGCCAGGTCACGCCGCTGCTGGAGTCGGTCTACGACCACCGCGGCGGGCCGTACGACGCCGCCTACTTCAGCGCCAGCCTGATGCTGCTGCCCGACCCGGTGGCCGCGCTGCGTCACGTCGCGGGGCTCCTGGAGCCCGACGGGCAGCTGTTCTTCACCCAGACCTTCCACCACCGGCGCTCGCCGCTGCGGGAGAAGCTCAAGCCGCTGGTCCGGCACGTCACCTCGATCGACTTCGGCACCGTCACCTACGAGGACGACTTCCGCCACGTGCTGGCCGACGCCGACCTGGAGGTGCTGGAGCTGGTCACCCTCGGCTCCACCCGCGCGTCGTCGTACCGCCTCGCCGTGGCCGTCCCCGAGGGCGACGACCGCAGCGTCGCGGCCTGA
- the phaZ gene encoding poly(3-hydroxyalkanoate) depolymerase, whose product MNTAMTDEILELDVRGRRLRVAVRRATGAASRTPLLLMNGIGASLELLQPFVDELPPELEVIRFDVPGIGGSPMPLLPYHMSTFAPLVGSLTKRLGYSQVDVMGFSWGGGLAQQFAAVNRRRCRKLVLAATGTGSLMVPARPNVLAKMLTPRRHRDPEYARTIAGEIYGGTMRTHPEKASEVLHTYTRKGPKRGYYYQLLAGAGWSSLPGLPLIRQPTLIVAGDDDPIIPLVNARIMHKGIPNSRLHVYSGGHLALLTEAKDLAPVIDSFLAE is encoded by the coding sequence ATGAACACCGCGATGACCGACGAGATCCTTGAACTCGACGTCCGGGGGCGCCGCCTGCGCGTGGCCGTGCGCCGCGCCACCGGGGCCGCCTCCCGCACTCCGCTGCTGCTGATGAACGGCATCGGCGCGAGCCTGGAGCTGCTCCAGCCCTTCGTCGACGAGCTGCCTCCCGAGCTGGAGGTCATCCGGTTCGACGTACCCGGCATCGGCGGCTCCCCGATGCCCCTGCTGCCGTACCACATGTCGACGTTCGCGCCGCTGGTCGGATCGCTCACCAAGCGCCTCGGGTACTCCCAGGTCGACGTCATGGGCTTCTCGTGGGGCGGCGGGCTCGCCCAACAGTTCGCGGCGGTGAACCGGCGCCGGTGCCGCAAGCTCGTGCTCGCCGCGACGGGCACCGGCTCGCTGATGGTGCCGGCCCGGCCGAACGTGCTGGCCAAGATGCTCACTCCGCGCCGCCACCGCGACCCCGAGTACGCGCGCACCATCGCCGGCGAGATCTACGGCGGCACCATGCGCACGCACCCCGAGAAGGCGTCGGAGGTGCTGCACACCTACACCCGCAAGGGCCCCAAGCGCGGCTACTACTACCAGCTCCTCGCCGGGGCCGGCTGGAGCAGCCTGCCGGGCCTGCCCCTGATCCGGCAGCCCACGCTGATCGTCGCGGGCGACGACGACCCGATCATCCCGCTGGTCAACGCCCGGATCATGCACAAGGGCATCCCGAACTCCCGGCTGCACGTCTACTCGGGCGGGCACCTCGCGCTGCTCACCGAGGCGAAGGACCTCGCCCCGGTGATCGACTCGTTCCTGGCGGAGTAG
- a CDS encoding PHA/PHB synthase family protein — MTVEQDPADADVATGLDMLLSDGALGPLRRMLPAAAGLRMAASLAVKPVTLARRGAGLAAELAKIGVGASEVAPNPRDKRYSDPAWTENPVLRRLVQAHIAAGGAATDLVEDADLDWADHERVQFAVGNVVDALAPSNSLVNPALWQAAKETRGASIVSGVKHLVADLSTAPRVPSMVEPDAFTVGEDLACTPGAVVLRTPVFELIQYLPQTGTVREIPLLLVPPTINKYYVADLAPDRSIVENLVRSGQQVFLMSWRNPDAEHAAWDLDTYGAAILDAMTACERISRQSSTALMAFCSGGMITSMLLGHLAATGAQERVASVTFAVTVLDQAKAGTTGALLDPETARQAVETSQKKGYLDGRTLAEVFAWLRPNDLIWNYWVNNYLRGKAPKPFDILFWNADTTRMTAGLHRDFIDIAVSNALITPGGTTMLGTPVDLSKVDRDAYVIAGIADHLCAWQSCFRTTRLLGGESRFVLSTSGHIASLVNPPGNPKASFRVAPAESRTPTPTTADAWLAVAETVKGSWWPDHAEWLGKRSGADVDAPAELGGRGLHALVPAPGDYVRVR, encoded by the coding sequence ATGACCGTGGAGCAGGACCCCGCCGACGCCGACGTCGCGACCGGCCTCGACATGCTGCTCTCCGACGGGGCGCTGGGCCCGCTGCGGCGCATGCTGCCCGCCGCGGCCGGTCTGCGGATGGCCGCCTCGCTCGCCGTGAAGCCGGTGACGCTCGCGCGCCGCGGAGCCGGCCTCGCCGCCGAGCTGGCGAAGATCGGGGTCGGCGCCTCCGAGGTCGCCCCGAACCCCAGGGACAAGCGGTACTCCGACCCGGCGTGGACCGAGAACCCGGTGCTGCGCCGGCTCGTGCAGGCCCACATCGCCGCCGGCGGGGCGGCCACCGACCTCGTCGAGGACGCCGACCTGGACTGGGCCGACCACGAGCGCGTCCAGTTCGCCGTCGGCAACGTCGTCGACGCACTCGCCCCCAGCAACAGCCTGGTCAACCCGGCGCTGTGGCAGGCCGCGAAGGAGACGCGCGGCGCGAGCATCGTCAGCGGGGTGAAGCATCTCGTCGCCGACCTCTCGACGGCTCCCCGCGTGCCGTCGATGGTGGAGCCCGACGCGTTCACCGTCGGCGAGGACCTCGCCTGCACCCCCGGTGCGGTCGTGCTGCGCACGCCGGTCTTCGAGCTGATCCAGTACCTGCCGCAGACCGGGACGGTCCGCGAGATCCCGCTGCTGCTCGTCCCGCCGACGATCAACAAGTACTACGTCGCCGACCTCGCGCCGGACCGCAGCATCGTCGAGAACCTGGTGCGCAGCGGCCAGCAGGTGTTCCTGATGTCCTGGCGCAACCCCGACGCCGAGCACGCGGCGTGGGACCTCGACACCTACGGCGCCGCCATCCTCGACGCCATGACGGCCTGCGAGCGGATCAGCCGGCAGTCCAGCACGGCGCTGATGGCGTTCTGCTCCGGCGGCATGATCACCTCGATGCTGCTGGGCCACCTCGCGGCCACGGGCGCGCAGGAGCGGGTGGCGTCGGTGACGTTCGCGGTCACCGTCCTCGACCAGGCCAAGGCCGGCACGACCGGTGCCCTGCTCGACCCGGAGACCGCGCGCCAGGCCGTGGAGACGTCGCAGAAGAAGGGCTACCTCGACGGCCGCACGCTGGCCGAGGTGTTCGCCTGGCTGCGCCCCAACGACCTCATCTGGAACTACTGGGTCAACAACTACCTGCGCGGTAAGGCGCCGAAGCCGTTCGACATCCTGTTCTGGAACGCCGACACCACGCGCATGACGGCCGGGCTGCACCGCGACTTCATCGACATCGCCGTGTCGAACGCGCTGATCACCCCCGGCGGCACGACGATGCTGGGCACGCCGGTGGACCTGTCGAAGGTCGACCGCGACGCCTACGTCATCGCCGGGATCGCCGATCACCTCTGCGCCTGGCAGTCCTGCTTCCGCACCACCCGGCTCCTCGGCGGCGAGAGCCGGTTCGTCCTCTCCACCAGCGGCCACATCGCCTCGCTGGTCAACCCGCCGGGCAACCCGAAGGCGAGCTTCCGGGTCGCGCCCGCGGAGTCGCGCACGCCCACGCCGACCACCGCCGACGCGTGGCTGGCCGTCGCGGAGACCGTCAAGGGCTCCTGGTGGCCCGACCACGCCGAGTGGCTCGGTAAGCGCAGCGGCGCCGACGTCGACGCGCCCGCCGAGCTGGGCGGGAGGGGGCTGCACGCCCTCGTCCCCGCCCCCGGCGACTACGTTCGGGTGCGATGA
- a CDS encoding YihY/virulence factor BrkB family protein: protein MIGRTLGNAWDQDIFSHSAQAAFWQALSLPPLLLALLGSLGYVGEWFGTDTVGVVEEAIVTFARQAFTPDVVDEIIAPTASSILTIGRADVVSVGFVIALWAGSSAIASLVDSITEAHGQKLVRHPVWQRIFSLLVYLLALVVAVFGLPVIVLGPDLLPQVLPLSWQGPATSLIGAFYYPGAALLTVLVLTAMYRLALPHTLPWLRLLPGALLAMVVFIASTTGLRVYIAVLTTTGYTYGALATPIAFLLFGFLLGLSIVLGAHLNNAVEEAWPARPEPAPRRMDRLRAMATQPGMPAAPSDLPATGPATHAAETVAPATDAAKEPR from the coding sequence GTGATCGGCCGGACGCTCGGCAACGCCTGGGACCAGGACATCTTCTCCCACTCGGCCCAGGCCGCGTTCTGGCAGGCGCTGTCGCTGCCGCCGCTGCTGCTGGCCCTGCTCGGCTCGCTCGGGTACGTGGGCGAGTGGTTCGGGACCGACACCGTCGGGGTCGTGGAGGAGGCCATCGTCACGTTCGCGCGGCAGGCGTTCACCCCCGACGTCGTCGACGAGATCATCGCGCCGACCGCGTCGAGCATCCTGACGATCGGGCGCGCCGACGTGGTGTCGGTCGGCTTCGTCATCGCGCTGTGGGCGGGGTCGTCGGCCATCGCCTCGCTCGTGGACTCCATCACCGAGGCCCACGGGCAGAAGCTCGTGCGCCACCCCGTCTGGCAACGGATCTTCTCGCTGCTGGTCTACCTGCTCGCGCTGGTCGTGGCCGTGTTCGGGCTGCCGGTCATCGTCCTGGGCCCCGACCTGCTCCCCCAGGTGCTCCCGCTGTCCTGGCAGGGCCCCGCGACGTCGCTGATCGGGGCGTTCTACTACCCCGGCGCCGCACTGCTCACCGTGCTGGTGCTGACGGCGATGTACCGGCTCGCGCTGCCGCACACTCTGCCCTGGCTGCGGCTGCTGCCCGGCGCGCTGCTCGCGATGGTCGTGTTCATCGCCAGCACCACCGGCCTGCGCGTCTACATCGCCGTCCTGACCACCACCGGCTACACCTACGGCGCGCTCGCCACCCCGATCGCATTCCTGCTGTTCGGCTTCCTGCTGGGCCTGTCGATCGTGCTCGGCGCGCACCTCAACAACGCGGTCGAGGAGGCCTGGCCCGCCCGCCCCGAGCCGGCGCCGCGGCGGATGGACCGGCTGCGCGCGATGGCGACCCAGCCGGGAATGCCCGCCGCACCCTCCGATTTGCCTGCGACCGGCCCCGCCACCCATGCTGCGGAGACCGTCGCACCCGCCACCGACGCCGCGAAGGAGCCCCGATGA
- a CDS encoding DEAD/DEAH box helicase, with amino-acid sequence MRAWQRKALSRYLAAGPQDFLAVATPGAGKTAFALRVAAELLADKTVTHLTVVAPTEHLKYQWAQAAAAVGIALDPDFRNSMGGTSSDYTGIAVTYAGVAAHPVLHRMRTENRRTLVVLDEVHHAGDARSWGDAVKEAFDPATRRLTLTGTPFRSDDNPIPFIDYLPDADGALRSRSDHAYGYAEALADGVVRPVVFLAYSGVSSWRTSAGEEITARLGEPLTAEQTARAWRTALDPGGEWIPAVLAAADRRLSGHRAGGMPDAGGLVIATDQTTARAYAAILTEVTGSAPVLVLSDEAGSSERIARFSASTDRWMVAVRMVSEGVDVPRLAVGVYATSASTPLFFAQAIGRFVRSRRPGETASVFVPSVPVLLGLASELEAQRDHVLGKPHRAEEQWNDEELAAANRQEDEPGEDEPSFTALGANAELDQLIYEGTSFSADEEDYLGLPGLLEPDQVRTLLSQRQTEWLTRSGRKAPAVVPPPAPVERPQQSVRERIAALRKELNTLVALHHHRTNKPHGKIHNELRTSCGGPPTAMANMEQLEERIATLRSWR; translated from the coding sequence ATGCGGGCGTGGCAGCGCAAGGCGCTGAGCCGCTACCTCGCCGCGGGCCCGCAGGACTTCCTCGCGGTCGCCACCCCCGGCGCCGGGAAGACGGCGTTCGCGCTGCGTGTGGCCGCGGAGCTGCTGGCCGACAAGACGGTCACCCACCTCACGGTCGTCGCGCCCACCGAGCACCTGAAGTACCAGTGGGCCCAGGCCGCCGCGGCCGTCGGGATCGCACTCGACCCCGACTTCCGCAACTCGATGGGCGGCACGTCCTCGGACTACACCGGCATCGCCGTCACCTACGCGGGGGTCGCGGCGCATCCGGTGCTGCACCGGATGCGCACGGAGAACCGGCGCACCCTCGTCGTCCTCGACGAGGTCCACCACGCGGGTGACGCGCGGTCCTGGGGCGACGCGGTCAAGGAGGCGTTCGACCCCGCCACACGCCGCCTCACGCTCACCGGGACGCCGTTCCGCAGCGACGACAACCCGATCCCGTTCATCGACTACCTGCCCGACGCCGACGGGGCCCTGCGCAGCCGCTCGGACCACGCCTACGGCTACGCGGAGGCCCTCGCCGACGGCGTGGTGCGGCCGGTGGTGTTCCTGGCGTACTCGGGCGTCTCCAGCTGGCGCACGAGCGCGGGCGAGGAGATCACCGCCCGTCTCGGCGAGCCGCTGACGGCCGAGCAGACCGCGCGGGCCTGGCGCACGGCGCTCGACCCGGGCGGCGAGTGGATCCCGGCCGTGCTCGCGGCGGCCGACCGGCGGCTGTCCGGGCACCGCGCGGGCGGCATGCCCGACGCGGGCGGGCTCGTCATCGCCACCGACCAGACCACCGCCCGCGCGTACGCGGCGATCCTCACCGAAGTGACGGGTTCCGCGCCGGTGCTGGTGCTCTCCGACGAGGCGGGGTCCTCCGAGCGGATCGCCCGGTTCAGCGCGTCGACCGACCGGTGGATGGTCGCGGTGCGCATGGTCTCCGAGGGCGTCGACGTGCCGCGGTTGGCCGTCGGCGTCTACGCCACGAGCGCGTCCACCCCGCTGTTCTTCGCCCAGGCGATCGGCCGCTTCGTGCGGTCGCGGAGGCCGGGGGAGACGGCGTCGGTGTTCGTCCCCAGCGTGCCGGTCCTGCTCGGGCTGGCGAGCGAGCTGGAGGCCCAGCGCGACCACGTGCTCGGCAAGCCGCACCGCGCCGAGGAGCAGTGGAACGACGAGGAGCTCGCGGCCGCCAACCGGCAGGAGGACGAGCCGGGGGAGGACGAGCCGTCGTTCACCGCGCTGGGTGCCAACGCCGAGCTCGACCAGCTCATCTACGAGGGCACCTCGTTCTCCGCCGACGAGGAGGACTACCTCGGCCTGCCCGGGCTGCTGGAGCCCGACCAGGTCCGCACACTGCTCAGCCAGCGCCAGACGGAGTGGCTGACGCGGTCCGGGCGGAAGGCCCCTGCCGTGGTGCCCCCGCCGGCCCCCGTCGAGCGGCCCCAGCAGTCGGTGCGCGAACGGATCGCGGCCCTGCGCAAGGAGCTCAACACCCTCGTCGCGCTGCACCACCACCGCACGAACAAGCCGCACGGGAAGATCCACAACGAGCTGCGGACGAGCTGCGGCGGCCCGCCCACGGCGATGGCCAACATGGAGCAGCTGGAGGAGCGCATCGCGACCCTCCGCAGCTGGCGCTGA
- a CDS encoding DUF7455 domain-containing protein — MQPGTLTRPELTLADRCDRCGAAAKVRAVLSSGGELLFCGHHGRAHADKLRELDASVQTGS; from the coding sequence ATGCAGCCAGGAACCCTGACCCGACCCGAGTTGACCCTTGCCGACCGCTGCGACCGATGCGGCGCGGCTGCGAAGGTCCGTGCCGTTCTGTCGTCCGGTGGTGAGCTGCTCTTCTGCGGGCACCACGGGCGTGCGCACGCGGACAAGCTTCGCGAACTCGACGCGAGCGTCCAGACCGGCAGCTGA